GCGGACGCGACAATTGCTGCGCCGCGTGGGGCCAAAATAGCCGGGCGCCGCCAGCACCTGTCCGCGCATCACTTGTTCGATGGCGACCCCCTGCAGGTTGACCGCGGCGCGATCGCCGGTTTGCACCAGCGGCGTGTTGTGGCCGTGGCATTGCAAGCCGCGCACACGCACGCGCAGGCGTTCGGGCAGGAGTTCCAGCTCCTCGCCCAGCGTCGTCTGACCGGACAACACCGATCCGGTGACGACCGTGCCAAAGCCCTTCATCACAAAAGCACGGTCGACCGGCATCCAAAACACACCGCGATCCTGGCGGGGCGGCAACTCGGCAATGAGCTGGCGGAGATGCTGTTTGAGTTCCGCCATGCCGGCACCGGTAACCGTCGAAACCGGCAGGATCGGCGCCCGTGCCAGAAAAGTGCCCTGCACCAGCCGGCGAATATCCTCCTGCACCAGCGCCAGCCAGTTGGCCTCGACCAGGTCGATTTTGGTGAGCACGATCAGGCCGCGCGGGATTTGCAGCAGCTCGCAGATGTCCAAATGCTCGCGCGTCTGCGGCATGACACCGTCATCCGCCGCAATCACAAACAGCACCAGGTCGATGGTGCTCACGCCGGCCACCATGTTCTTGACAAATTTTTCATGACCGGGAACGTCAATGATGGTGGCGGACTCATCGAGATGGGCAAAGCCGAGGTCGATGGTCATGCCGCGCGCTTTTTCCTCCGGCAGCCGATCGGTATCCACGCCGGTGAGCGCTTTGACCAGGGACGTCTTGCCATGATCAATGTGGCCGGCCGTGCCGAGAATGACATGACGTGCAGGCATGGAATATGCTGATAAAAACACTCGTGAAAACGATGCAGGCCGCGTGGATGTCAGCCTGCTCTAACGAACCGGGCGCAATATAACCATTTGCCGCAAAATGAGCAAGCCGCTCCGCCCGGCTTTTGTCCGCGCCCATCACCCGCGGCCGGTATATTATGCCGCATAGATTCACCTCCCGACTCGAACAATCGTCTTTTTTTATTAGGATGATCCTGCTGCATGAGGACCGCGCAGGTTAAAACTTCCAGAGATGGTGCCACTGCCCGCCCGCGTCCGGTGTTGTCGACGCTGGACGCCATTGCCGCCCACCCCTCGCAACGTTTCAGCATCGCCATCAGTGGTTCCTTGTTCGTGCATGCCCTGATCTTCGCAGGCTGGCTGTCTTCTGCGTTACTGAGCAAGCCCGAGATCCTGGAGCTGCGCGAGATCAGTTACATCGATGAAACCGAGCTGCCGCCGGAGGAGAAGGCGCCGGAGCAGGAACTGGAGGTGGAGCCCGGCGGGACTGATGCCTTCGACAACAGTCAACCGGCAGTGGGCCGCGTGACCCGTGCGCGCGGCACGATCAGCGCCAGCGAGGCCGGCAGCCCGCTTGCCAACGGCATCCCCGCCGGCGGCGGTGAACCGGGCCCACCCGCTCCCAACGTGGAGGAACTGGGCGTGCTCAAAGTGATGGAGGGCGTTGCCGAGGTTGCCGGCGTGTCGAGCGAGCCGGTGTTGCACATTGCCGGCGCCGGCAAATTTCTCACCAACGGCCACGGCAGCAGGAATGGCACGGATATCGGCGCCGCGGTTTTGGAGGGTTTTGCCACCGGCAATGGCGACGGCCGGGGCTATGGCAATGGCGTCGACGGCGTCTTCGAAGGTTTGAAGGGCGAAATCGGCGGCACCGGCGTCAAGCTCGGCAAGGTTGGCCGCGTCACCATCGAACGCATTGGCCGCATCACCGGCAGCAAGGAGGCCACCAGCGGCGCCGGCGGCCGTTCGGAGGAATCCCTGCGCCAGGTGATGATGGACAACATGGGGCGGTTGCAATACCTCTACACCAAATATCTGAAGAACGGCCTGGAAGCACGCGGCAAGGTGGAGGTGGAGGTGACGATCAGCGCGGAGGGCAAAGTCACCGAGGTGCAGATTCTCTCTTCGCAAATTCCGATTGCGGCCTTTCAGGAGGAATTGCGCGATGCCATCCGGCGCTGGAAGTATCAACCCATCGCGCGCGGGTACATGAAAGTCGTCTATCCGATGATCTTCATCAAGATGAGCTAACGGACTTGTTCGGAGCCTGGAATGGAAGTCAATTTCTGGGAAACGGTGCGGGAAAGCCCGACCTTCATCGTTCTCTTCGGTTGTTCCCTGCTGGTGGTGACTTTCATCATCGAACGCTGGTTGTATTTCCGCCGCACCACGCTCGATGCCAACGCCTTTGTCAGCGCCATCTACAAAAACATGCAGAGCGGCGGGCCGCGCGCCTGCCTGCAGTACTGTCAGACGCTGCACAAGCCGCTGGCGGCGGTGGTGCGCGCCGGCCTGGAGAATCTCGCGCTGGGTGAGAAGCGGGTGCAGGAAATGATGGAAGCGACAGCGCTGGAGGAGAAGATCAAGCTGGAGCGTTTCTTGAGCATTCTGGGCACGATGGGCAACATCGCGCCGTTCATCGGGCTGTTGGGAACGGTCGTCGGCATCATTCGCGCCTTTCATGATCTCGCGGTTTCCGGCTCCGGCGGGCCCGCAGTGGTGGCGGCGGGCATTTCCGAAGCGTTGATTGCGACCGCCGCCGGTTTGTTCGTGGCGATCCCCTCCGCGATTGCCTACAACTTTTTCCTGCGCCGGGTGGGAACGATCATGACGGAAATCGAAGCGGCCACACGCAAAGTGCGCGTGATCATCGGCATCGGGCAGATGCAGGAGCAGATGCCGGCGGAGGAAACCCACGACGAGGCGGCCGGCCGGCTCAAGCGCGCGACGCGCGTCTCTGCCATTCGCAAGACCACGAGCGTTTGACCCCCGACGCGGCGGGCAAGGCATGACGCGCGCGGCCACTGCGGATGGCAGCGGCCGGCGCCGCTCCCGCTGTCATTCTGGAAAACACGGTTATGCAAATTGATCAACAGGAAGGCGGCCTGACCGAAATCAACCTGACCTCATTGATCGACGTGGCGCTGGTGCTGGTGGTGATCTTCATGGTGATGACGCCGATGATCATGCAATCGCAGATCATGGTGTCGGCGCCCAAGGTCGGCACGGCGGGCGGCGCGGAAAAGCAGGTCGATGCGTGCATTGAAATCCATCTCACCCGCGCCGGCGTGATTTTGTTGAACGACCAGCCGGTGGCACCACAGGCCCTGCACGAAAGCCTGCGCCGGCTGTTGAGCCAGAGCCGCAACAAACTGGTGGTGGTGAGCGCCGACGAGCAGGTGGTGCACGATCGCGTCGTGGCCCTGCTCGATGCCGCGCGGCAGGCGGGCGCCAAGGAACTTTCCATTGTCAAACGCAAACTCTGATATGGATTCCGGCAAGCCCTCGGGCGACATCATCAGCAATTTGAATCTCGCGCCGCTGGTGGATATTGCGCTGGTGCTGGTGATCATTTTCATGGTCACCGCCCCGCTGCTGGATGTGCCCTCCAATCTCGCAGTCGATTTGCCCAAAGCCGCCACCGTCGAGGCGAAATCGCAGGACAACATCACGATCTCACTGGCGGCCGGCGGCGAGATCGCGCTCAACGACCAGATGCTGGCACCCGCCCGGCTCGCGCCGGCCCTGAAGAAAATGGTGAATGATCATCCCAACCGCCTGGTCGTCATCCGCGCCGACAAGAACGTCAGCCACCGCCAGATTTTGGATCTGCTCAGTCTGGCCAAGAAGAACGGTGCGAAGCGGATTGCGATTGCCACGGTGCAGCGCCGGTGAGACGTTGCCGTGGCGCGTTGCGATTCAAATCGCCGCCGGGTGGCAAAAGCCGGCCGGGGAGGGAGCGAAGGGAAGCAGGATGGAAAATTGCGCTGCCACCCGCCGCCCGGCGGCGGCAGCATGCCCGCGATTGTTCGTGTGCACCCTGTTTCAAAATTCCCCCCCTCTTTTTCCCACCGCAATCTCCTGCAATTCCTCTGATTCATAAACATTGACCCCCGTGCGGCCGCGTTGCGCAATGGCAACCATCGCCGCCGCGACGTCGGCCGCGGCGATGGCACGGTAGCGTCGCAGTGGCCCGAGGAACGCGAAGGACAACAGCCGGAACAGCGCGATGCCCAGGCGTTCGGCCGGCCGGAATTCCGCGCGTTTTCCCAGCAGCAGGGAGGGCCGTAAAATGTGCAGGCCGGGCAGGTGTAGTTGCTGCAAGGCCTGCTCGACCTCACCCTTGACTCGGTTGTAAAAGATGGCGGAACGCGGATTCGCCCCCATCGCGGTCACGATCAGGAATTGCTTCACGCCCTGTTGCGCGGCGCGGCGGGCAATCGCGACGGGATAGGTGAAATCCACCCGGCGAAAGGCTGCCGGCGAGCCGGCTTTCCTGATGGTGGTGCCCAGACAGCAGAAAATCTCATCGACCCCGCGCAACGAAGCCGCGCTGCCCTCGAGATCGTCGAAATTCACGATCTCCTGTTGCAGCCTGGGATGCCGGTCCGGCAGCGGCCGGCGCACCCAGGTGATCACACGATGATAACTGTCGTTTGCCAGCAGGAGCGGCAGGCAATGGCTGCCCACCAACCCGCTGGCGCCCAGCAACAACGCGGTTTTCGCCATGCGCACTTTCCTCCCGCCCTGCCCTGTTCAATCCAGCCGGATCATGCTCTTCGCTTCGGCGCTGGCGCCGCTGACGCGATCCGTGACTTTCACCGTCAGTTCGTACTCGCCGGGCTTGGCTGCGCTCAAATCCAGGCCGGTTTGCTCGAAGGTGTCACGGCTGTTCGTCTCGCGCTCGAAGGTCAGTGAGATTTTCGTCCGGTCGCCGCCGCCGAACAGGCCGGCAAAACCGCCGGACTTGCCCTTGAGCGCCTGCACGGTGTATTGCAGGAGAAACTGCGCCCGACCCTCTTCATTCAAGGCCAAATTGTAAATCTCAAAATAGAGTTGCACCGGCTGGCTCAGGCTGAATTGCTTGA
The window above is part of the candidate division KSB1 bacterium genome. Proteins encoded here:
- a CDS encoding TonB family protein yields the protein MRTAQVKTSRDGATARPRPVLSTLDAIAAHPSQRFSIAISGSLFVHALIFAGWLSSALLSKPEILELREISYIDETELPPEEKAPEQELEVEPGGTDAFDNSQPAVGRVTRARGTISASEAGSPLANGIPAGGGEPGPPAPNVEELGVLKVMEGVAEVAGVSSEPVLHIAGAGKFLTNGHGSRNGTDIGAAVLEGFATGNGDGRGYGNGVDGVFEGLKGEIGGTGVKLGKVGRVTIERIGRITGSKEATSGAGGRSEESLRQVMMDNMGRLQYLYTKYLKNGLEARGKVEVEVTISAEGKVTEVQILSSQIPIAAFQEELRDAIRRWKYQPIARGYMKVVYPMIFIKMS
- a CDS encoding MotA/TolQ/ExbB proton channel family protein, whose translation is MEVNFWETVRESPTFIVLFGCSLLVVTFIIERWLYFRRTTLDANAFVSAIYKNMQSGGPRACLQYCQTLHKPLAAVVRAGLENLALGEKRVQEMMEATALEEKIKLERFLSILGTMGNIAPFIGLLGTVVGIIRAFHDLAVSGSGGPAVVAAGISEALIATAAGLFVAIPSAIAYNFFLRRVGTIMTEIEAATRKVRVIIGIGQMQEQMPAEETHDEAAGRLKRATRVSAIRKTTSV
- a CDS encoding biopolymer transporter ExbD is translated as MQIDQQEGGLTEINLTSLIDVALVLVVIFMVMTPMIMQSQIMVSAPKVGTAGGAEKQVDACIEIHLTRAGVILLNDQPVAPQALHESLRRLLSQSRNKLVVVSADEQVVHDRVVALLDAARQAGAKELSIVKRKL
- a CDS encoding biopolymer transporter ExbD; translation: MDSGKPSGDIISNLNLAPLVDIALVLVIIFMVTAPLLDVPSNLAVDLPKAATVEAKSQDNITISLAAGGEIALNDQMLAPARLAPALKKMVNDHPNRLVVIRADKNVSHRQILDLLSLAKKNGAKRIAIATVQRR
- a CDS encoding NAD(P)H-binding protein, whose translation is MAKTALLLGASGLVGSHCLPLLLANDSYHRVITWVRRPLPDRHPRLQQEIVNFDDLEGSAASLRGVDEIFCCLGTTIRKAGSPAAFRRVDFTYPVAIARRAAQQGVKQFLIVTAMGANPRSAIFYNRVKGEVEQALQQLHLPGLHILRPSLLLGKRAEFRPAERLGIALFRLLSFAFLGPLRRYRAIAAADVAAAMVAIAQRGRTGVNVYESEELQEIAVGKRGGEF